A genomic stretch from Actinomadura rubteroloni includes:
- the cobN gene encoding cobaltochelatase subunit CobN, producing the protein MFLLLSTSDTDLLSARSSGTAFRLANPSRVDPADLPELVDGTDLVIVRLLGGRRAWEDGLDALLRGPRPVVVISGEQAPDAELMELSTVPAGVAAEAHAYLAHGGPANLREMHRFLSDTVLLTGHGFAPPAATPAWGTLDRAPSPGDGPLIGVLYYRAHHLAGNTAFVETLCDAIENAGGRALPIFCASLRTADQALLAELGRADALVVTVLAAGGTKPALAGAGGDDEAWDAGALAALDVPILQGLCLTGDRATWEASDDGLSPLDTATQVAVPEFDGRLITVPFSFKRIDEDGLSVYAADPERAARVAGIAVRHGRLRHVPAEEKRVALMLSAYPTKHARIGNAVGLDTPASVVRLLAALRDHGYDTGDALPDEGDALMHALIAAGGQDADWLTEEQLAGNPVRIPVARYRDWYKTLPDELREGIEQHWGPPPGELFVDDDAIVLAALRSGNVVVLVQPPRGFGENPVAIYHDPDLPPSHHYLAAYQWIRDEFGAHAVVHVGKHGNLEWLPGKASGLSAACGPDAALGDLPLIYPFLVNDPGEGTQAKRRAHATLVDHLIPPMARAESYGDIARLEQLLDEHAGVAAMDPAKLPAIRAQIWTLIQAARLDHDLGLDDRPHDAEFDDFLLHVDGWLCEVKDVQIRDGLHVLGVAPTGSARVDLVLAMLRARQLWGGAVTLPGLREALGLDESGTDRTGTDAVEAEARELVAAMEAADWAPETAAELADGPVADILRFAATEIVPRLDRTSDEIGMVLHALDGGFVPAGPSGSPLRGLINVLPTGRNFYSVDPKAVPSRLAWDTGRAMADSLLSRYREETGTWPESVGLSVWGTSAMRTSGDDIAEVLALLGVRPVWDDASRRVTGLEPIPLDELGRPRIDVTIRISGFFRDAFPHAVALLDDAVRLAAAQDEPDESNYVRAHVAADRARHGDERRATMRVFGSRPGAYGAGILPLIDSRNWRDDSDLAEVYAVWGGYAYGRDLDGVPARDDMENAYRRIAVAAKNTDTREHDIADSDDYFQYHGGMIATVRALTGTAPRAYVGDSTRPDAVRTRTLHEETARVFRARVVNPRWLAAMRRHGYKGAFELAATVDYLFGYDATAGVVADWMYEKLTRTYALDPENRSFFEKSNPWALHGIAERLLEAAERGLWEHPEAATLDELRRVYLEIEGSLEDDRPGE; encoded by the coding sequence GTGTTTCTGCTGCTGTCCACCTCGGACACCGACCTGCTGAGCGCACGTTCTTCCGGAACAGCGTTCCGTCTCGCCAACCCGTCCCGGGTGGACCCGGCCGACCTGCCGGAACTCGTGGACGGCACCGATCTCGTGATCGTCCGGCTGCTCGGCGGGCGCCGCGCCTGGGAGGACGGCCTCGACGCGCTGCTGCGCGGCCCGCGCCCCGTCGTCGTGATCAGCGGCGAGCAGGCGCCGGACGCCGAGCTGATGGAACTGTCGACCGTCCCGGCCGGTGTCGCCGCCGAGGCGCACGCCTACCTCGCGCACGGCGGCCCGGCGAACCTGCGCGAAATGCACCGGTTCCTGTCCGACACCGTCCTGCTGACCGGGCACGGGTTCGCGCCGCCCGCCGCGACGCCCGCCTGGGGCACGCTCGACCGCGCGCCCTCGCCGGGCGACGGCCCGCTGATCGGCGTCCTGTACTACCGCGCGCACCACCTCGCCGGGAACACCGCGTTCGTGGAGACGCTCTGCGACGCGATCGAGAACGCGGGCGGACGCGCCCTGCCGATCTTCTGCGCATCCTTGCGCACCGCCGACCAAGCGCTGCTTGCCGAACTGGGCCGCGCGGACGCGCTGGTCGTGACCGTCCTCGCGGCGGGCGGGACGAAACCGGCGCTCGCCGGCGCGGGCGGCGACGACGAGGCGTGGGACGCGGGCGCGCTCGCCGCCCTGGACGTCCCGATCCTGCAGGGCCTCTGCCTGACCGGCGACCGCGCGACGTGGGAGGCGAGCGACGACGGCCTGTCCCCGCTGGACACGGCGACGCAGGTCGCGGTGCCCGAGTTCGACGGACGGCTCATCACCGTCCCGTTCTCGTTCAAGCGCATCGACGAGGACGGCCTGAGCGTCTACGCCGCCGACCCCGAGCGCGCCGCCCGCGTCGCCGGGATCGCGGTGCGGCACGGACGGCTCCGGCACGTCCCGGCCGAAGAGAAGCGGGTCGCGCTGATGCTGTCGGCGTACCCGACCAAGCACGCGCGGATCGGGAACGCGGTCGGCCTGGACACGCCCGCGAGCGTCGTGCGGCTGCTCGCGGCGCTGCGCGACCACGGCTACGACACCGGCGACGCGCTGCCGGACGAGGGCGACGCGCTCATGCACGCGCTCATCGCGGCGGGCGGCCAGGACGCCGACTGGCTCACCGAGGAACAGCTCGCGGGCAACCCCGTCCGGATCCCGGTCGCGCGCTATCGCGACTGGTACAAAACACTTCCCGACGAGCTACGCGAAGGTATCGAGCAGCACTGGGGCCCGCCGCCCGGCGAGCTGTTCGTGGACGACGACGCGATCGTCCTCGCCGCCCTGCGCTCCGGCAACGTCGTCGTGCTGGTCCAGCCGCCGCGCGGATTCGGCGAGAACCCCGTGGCGATCTACCACGACCCCGACCTTCCGCCGAGCCACCACTATCTCGCCGCCTACCAGTGGATCCGGGACGAGTTCGGCGCGCACGCGGTCGTCCACGTCGGCAAGCACGGCAACCTGGAGTGGCTGCCCGGCAAGGCCTCCGGCCTGTCGGCGGCGTGCGGGCCGGACGCCGCGCTCGGCGACCTCCCGCTCATCTACCCGTTCCTCGTCAACGACCCCGGCGAGGGCACGCAGGCCAAGCGCCGCGCGCACGCCACGCTCGTGGACCACCTCATCCCGCCGATGGCGCGGGCCGAGAGCTACGGCGACATCGCGCGGCTCGAACAGCTCCTGGACGAGCACGCCGGCGTCGCCGCGATGGACCCGGCGAAGCTGCCCGCGATCCGCGCGCAGATCTGGACGCTGATCCAGGCGGCGCGGCTGGACCACGACCTCGGGCTGGACGACCGTCCGCACGACGCCGAGTTCGACGACTTCCTGCTGCACGTGGACGGCTGGCTCTGCGAGGTCAAGGACGTCCAGATCCGCGACGGCCTGCACGTCCTCGGCGTCGCGCCGACGGGTTCCGCGCGCGTGGACCTGGTGCTCGCGATGCTGCGCGCCCGCCAGCTCTGGGGCGGCGCGGTGACGCTGCCGGGGCTGCGCGAGGCACTGGGCCTGGACGAGTCGGGAACCGATCGCACCGGTACCGACGCCGTCGAAGCCGAAGCGCGGGAACTGGTCGCGGCGATGGAGGCGGCCGACTGGGCGCCCGAGACCGCGGCCGAGCTGGCGGACGGTCCCGTCGCCGACATCCTGCGGTTCGCGGCCACCGAGATCGTCCCCCGCCTGGACCGGACGTCCGACGAGATCGGCATGGTCCTGCACGCGCTGGACGGCGGTTTCGTCCCGGCAGGGCCGTCCGGTTCGCCGCTGCGCGGGCTGATCAACGTGCTGCCGACCGGCCGGAACTTCTACTCGGTCGACCCGAAGGCCGTCCCGAGCCGCCTGGCCTGGGACACCGGACGCGCCATGGCCGACTCGCTGCTCTCCCGCTACCGCGAGGAGACGGGAACGTGGCCCGAGTCGGTGGGCCTGTCGGTGTGGGGGACGTCGGCGATGCGGACGTCCGGGGACGACATCGCCGAGGTCCTGGCGCTGCTCGGCGTCCGGCCCGTCTGGGACGACGCGTCGCGCCGCGTCACCGGCCTCGAACCGATCCCGCTGGACGAACTCGGCCGCCCGCGCATCGACGTGACGATCCGCATCAGCGGCTTCTTCCGCGACGCGTTCCCGCACGCGGTGGCCCTGCTGGACGACGCCGTCCGGCTCGCCGCCGCCCAGGACGAACCGGACGAGTCCAACTATGTCCGGGCGCATGTCGCCGCCGACCGCGCCCGGCACGGCGACGAGCGCCGCGCGACGATGCGCGTGTTCGGCTCGCGTCCCGGCGCGTACGGGGCGGGCATCCTGCCGCTCATCGACAGCCGCAACTGGCGCGACGACTCCGACCTCGCCGAGGTCTACGCGGTCTGGGGCGGCTACGCCTACGGGCGCGACCTGGACGGCGTCCCCGCGCGCGACGACATGGAGAACGCCTACCGCCGCATCGCCGTCGCCGCCAAGAACACCGACACGCGCGAGCACGACATCGCCGACTCCGACGACTACTTCCAGTACCACGGCGGCATGATCGCGACCGTCCGGGCGCTGACCGGGACGGCCCCGCGCGCCTACGTCGGCGACAGCACGCGGCCCGACGCCGTCCGGACGCGGACGCTGCACGAGGAGACCGCGCGCGTGTTCCGGGCGCGCGTCGTCAACCCGCGCTGGCTCGCCGCGATGCGCCGCCACGGGTACAAGGGCGCGTTCGAGCTGGCCGCGACCGTCGACTACCTGTTCGGCTACGACGCGACGGCCGGTGTCGTGGCGGACTGGATGTACGAAAAGCTCACCCGCACCTACGCCCTGGACCCCGAGAACCGATCGTTCTTCGAAAAGTCCAACCCGTGGGCGCTGCACGGGATCGCCGAACGTCTTCTGGAGGCCGCCGAACGGGGGCTGTGGGAGCACCCGGAGGCGGCGACGCTGGACGAGCTGCGTCGCGTCTACCTGGAGATCGAGGGCTCGCTGGAGGACGACCGTCCCGGAGAGTGA
- a CDS encoding precorrin-8X methylmutase yields the protein MIDYVRDGAEIYRRSFATIRAEADLDGLPADVARVAVRMIHACGMVDLVDDLDVAPGAVEAARAALLDGRPVLCDAAMVAAGITRRRLPARNEVICTLGDPRVPDLAARLGTTRSAAALDLWGDRLDSAVVAIGNAPTALFRLLELVAAGAPRPAAVLGIPVGFIGAAESKDALAASDLPHLVVRGRRGGSAMTAAAVNAIAAEDES from the coding sequence GTGATCGACTACGTCCGCGACGGCGCCGAGATCTACCGGCGCTCGTTCGCGACGATCCGCGCCGAGGCGGACCTGGACGGCCTGCCCGCCGACGTCGCCCGCGTCGCGGTCCGCATGATCCACGCGTGCGGGATGGTGGACCTGGTGGACGACCTCGACGTCGCGCCCGGCGCCGTCGAAGCCGCCCGCGCCGCGCTGCTGGACGGCCGTCCGGTGCTGTGCGACGCCGCGATGGTCGCCGCCGGGATCACGCGCCGCCGCCTGCCCGCGCGCAACGAGGTCATCTGCACGCTCGGCGACCCCCGCGTCCCGGACCTCGCCGCGCGGCTCGGCACCACCCGCAGCGCCGCCGCGCTCGACCTGTGGGGCGACAGGCTGGACAGCGCCGTCGTCGCGATCGGCAACGCCCCGACCGCGCTGTTCCGGCTGCTGGAGCTGGTCGCGGCGGGCGCGCCGCGTCCGGCGGCCGTGCTCGGGATCCCGGTCGGGTTCATCGGCGCGGCCGAGTCCAAGGACGCCCTCGCCGCCTCCGACCTGCCGCATCTCGTCGTCCGGGGACGGCGCGGCGGCAGCGCGATGACCGCCGCCGCCGTGAACGCGATCGCCGCCGAGGACGAGTCGTGA
- a CDS encoding precorrin-2 C(20)-methyltransferase — MTGRLYGVGLGPGDPELITLKAARLIEAADVVVFHAARHGRSHARAIAAAHLRDGQIEEPLIYPVTTEASADYRTVIEAFYEDCARRLAAHLDAGRDVVVLAEGDPFFYGSYMHLHKRLAGRYPTTVVPGVTSIAGASAELGRPLVERDETLTVLPGTLGGDALAARLSAADSAVVLKLGRTFTAVRTALERAERLDDAWYVEHATTGEQRIERLADVAADTVPYFSVAVLPSRVHEETRRALPTADSPRGEATTPAGDASEPRGARTAAGAAAQQPHGDGTARAAAGTVAGGAAARRGEVTVVGLGPAGREWLTPQAQEALAAADDLVGYRPYLDRVAPNARQRRHPSGNTVEADRAAFALELAREGRRVAVVSSGDPGVFAMATAVLEAAEAFPDVPVRVLPGVTAANAVASRAGAPLGHDYCVLSLSDRLKPWDVIARRLTAAAASDLVIAIYNPASRTRVHQVAEARDLLLRHRAKDTPVVIGRDVGGPEESVRIVPLADLDPADVDMRCLLIVGSSQTRRAGDTVFTPRRYP; from the coding sequence GTGACCGGCCGCCTGTACGGCGTCGGGCTCGGCCCCGGCGATCCCGAGCTGATCACGCTGAAGGCCGCGCGGCTCATCGAGGCGGCCGACGTCGTCGTGTTCCACGCCGCCCGGCACGGCCGCAGCCACGCCCGTGCGATCGCCGCCGCGCATCTGCGCGACGGGCAGATCGAGGAACCGCTGATCTACCCGGTCACGACCGAGGCGTCCGCCGACTACCGGACGGTCATCGAGGCGTTCTACGAAGACTGCGCCCGCCGCCTCGCCGCCCACCTGGACGCGGGCCGCGACGTGGTCGTCCTCGCCGAGGGCGACCCGTTCTTCTACGGCTCCTACATGCACCTGCACAAGCGCCTCGCCGGGCGGTACCCGACGACGGTCGTGCCGGGCGTGACGTCGATCGCGGGGGCGTCCGCCGAGCTGGGCCGTCCGCTGGTCGAGCGGGACGAGACGCTGACCGTCCTGCCCGGCACGCTCGGCGGCGACGCGCTGGCCGCCCGGCTGAGCGCGGCGGACTCGGCCGTCGTCCTGAAGCTCGGCCGGACGTTCACCGCCGTGCGCACCGCCCTGGAACGGGCGGAACGCCTGGACGACGCCTGGTACGTCGAGCACGCCACCACCGGCGAGCAGCGCATCGAACGCCTCGCCGACGTCGCCGCCGACACCGTGCCGTACTTCTCGGTGGCGGTGCTGCCGAGCCGCGTCCACGAGGAGACGCGCCGCGCCCTCCCCACCGCGGACTCACCGCGCGGCGAGGCGACGACCCCGGCCGGGGACGCGTCGGAACCGCGCGGCGCGCGGACGGCCGCCGGCGCGGCAGCGCAGCAGCCGCACGGCGACGGGACGGCCAGGGCCGCGGCGGGGACGGTCGCCGGGGGCGCGGCGGCGCGGCGCGGCGAGGTGACGGTCGTCGGGCTCGGCCCGGCCGGGCGCGAGTGGCTGACGCCGCAGGCGCAGGAGGCGCTCGCCGCCGCCGACGACCTCGTCGGCTACCGCCCCTACCTGGACCGCGTCGCGCCGAACGCGCGGCAGCGGCGGCACCCGTCCGGCAACACCGTCGAGGCGGACCGCGCGGCGTTCGCGCTGGAGCTGGCGCGGGAGGGACGGCGCGTCGCGGTCGTGTCGTCCGGCGATCCGGGCGTGTTCGCGATGGCGACCGCCGTGCTGGAGGCCGCCGAGGCGTTCCCGGACGTCCCGGTGCGCGTCCTGCCCGGCGTGACCGCCGCCAACGCCGTCGCGTCCCGCGCGGGCGCGCCGCTCGGCCACGACTACTGCGTGCTGTCGCTGTCGGACCGGCTCAAGCCATGGGACGTCATCGCGCGCCGCCTCACCGCCGCCGCCGCGTCCGACCTGGTCATCGCGATCTACAACCCGGCGTCGAGGACCCGCGTCCACCAGGTCGCCGAGGCCCGCGACCTGCTGCTGCGGCACCGCGCGAAAGACACGCCGGTAGTGATCGGACGGGACGTGGGCGGGCCGGAGGAGAGCGTCCGGATCGTCCCGCTGGCGGACCTGGACCCGGCGGACGTCGACATGCGCTGCCTGCTGATCGTCGGCTCGTCCCAAACGCGTCGCGCCGGCGACACGGTTTTCACGCCCCGACGCTACCCGTGA
- a CDS encoding RNA-guided endonuclease InsQ/TnpB family protein: MQLRYNFRLYPNGPQRAALARAFGCARVVFNDALRAREDARAASRPFMSSRELSRRLTAAKRTPERAWLGEVSAVVLQQSLRDLDAAYRNFFDGLKGKRPRTGPPRFKSRKDRRQAVRFTANARWKITPSGDLSLPKIGDVRVKWSRSLPSTPSTVTVIKDSAGRYFASFVVDTRPEILPKATTEVGIDLGLGYFAVLSDGTKIDSPRFLRRAEKKLRRAQRAFSRKTKDSKNREKARLRVARVHVQVGDARREFHHRLSTRLIRENQAVAVENLAVKAMARTRLAKSVNDAGWSTFVSMLEYKAAKFGREFHRIGRFEPTSRVCSACGMKDGPKPLRVRVWTCGACGATLDRDINAAVNIGRAAGLAVTACGARVRPECVPARRGEAGTHRDGQQTVVGIPTFMEGSGSQP, encoded by the coding sequence GTGCAGCTCCGGTACAACTTCCGCTTGTACCCGAACGGGCCACAGCGTGCCGCGCTGGCGAGGGCGTTCGGGTGCGCCCGCGTCGTGTTCAACGATGCGTTGCGCGCCCGTGAGGACGCCCGCGCGGCAAGCCGCCCGTTCATGTCGTCGCGCGAGCTGTCCAGACGGCTGACGGCCGCCAAACGCACGCCCGAGCGGGCTTGGCTCGGCGAGGTGTCGGCTGTGGTGCTCCAGCAGTCGTTACGGGATCTGGACGCCGCGTACCGCAACTTTTTCGACGGTCTCAAGGGCAAGCGCCCGAGAACGGGGCCGCCTCGGTTCAAGTCCCGCAAGGACCGTAGGCAGGCCGTCCGGTTCACCGCCAACGCCCGCTGGAAGATCACGCCGAGCGGGGACCTGTCCTTGCCGAAAATCGGGGACGTGCGGGTGAAATGGTCGCGTTCTCTGCCGTCCACGCCGTCCACGGTGACGGTGATCAAGGACAGTGCGGGCCGGTACTTTGCGTCCTTCGTTGTGGACACGAGGCCCGAAATCCTGCCGAAAGCAACCACCGAAGTGGGCATCGATCTCGGGCTAGGATATTTTGCCGTCCTTTCGGACGGCACGAAGATTGACAGCCCGCGCTTCCTTCGCCGGGCGGAGAAGAAGCTGCGCCGGGCGCAGCGGGCTTTTTCCCGTAAAACCAAGGACTCGAAGAACAGGGAGAAGGCCCGGCTGCGGGTGGCCCGCGTTCACGTGCAGGTGGGCGATGCCCGGCGGGAGTTCCATCACCGCCTATCGACCAGGCTGATCCGCGAAAACCAAGCGGTCGCCGTCGAGAACCTTGCGGTCAAGGCCATGGCCCGCACCCGCCTCGCCAAGTCCGTGAACGACGCCGGATGGTCGACGTTCGTGTCGATGCTGGAATACAAGGCCGCCAAGTTCGGCCGGGAGTTCCACCGCATCGGACGGTTCGAACCGACCTCGCGGGTCTGCTCGGCCTGCGGCATGAAGGACGGCCCCAAACCTCTCCGCGTGCGCGTATGGACGTGCGGAGCGTGCGGGGCCACTCTGGACCGGGATATCAACGCGGCTGTGAACATCGGCCGGGCCGCCGGACTGGCGGTGACAGCCTGTGGAGCGCGGGTAAGACCGGAATGCGTTCCGGCGCGGCGCGGTGAAGCAGGAACCCACCGAGACGGTCAGCAGACCGTGGTAGGAATCCCCACTTTTATGGAGGGGAGCGGAAGTCAACCGTGA
- a CDS encoding cobalt-precorrin-6A reductase — MTKVLVLGGTGEARTLADLLAGLDGYTAISSLAGVTERPVLPAGDVRIGGFGGADGLTAWLRAERVDAVIDATHPFARVMTDAAVTAAREVGVPLVVLRRPGWTEGPDDRWIRVPSLTAAAANLPGSRVFLTTGRKDLAPFAADDRRWFLIRSVDEPSPPLPERHRVVLARGPFTVDEELALMREHRIDTLVTKDSGSPMTEAKLAAARALGVPVVMVDRPPLPDVARVATVDEALAWLTVDFRSPP; from the coding sequence ATGACAAAGGTGCTGGTCCTCGGCGGGACCGGGGAGGCGCGGACGCTCGCGGACCTCCTCGCCGGCCTGGACGGATACACGGCGATCAGCTCGCTCGCGGGCGTGACCGAGCGGCCGGTGCTCCCCGCCGGGGACGTGCGCATCGGCGGGTTCGGCGGCGCGGACGGCCTCACGGCGTGGCTGCGCGCCGAGCGCGTGGACGCGGTGATCGACGCGACGCACCCGTTCGCCCGCGTGATGACCGACGCGGCCGTGACCGCCGCGCGCGAGGTCGGCGTGCCGCTGGTGGTGCTGCGCCGTCCCGGCTGGACGGAGGGGCCGGACGACCGCTGGATCCGCGTCCCGTCCCTGACGGCCGCCGCCGCGAACCTGCCCGGCTCGCGCGTGTTCCTGACGACGGGCCGCAAGGACCTCGCGCCGTTCGCCGCCGACGACCGCCGCTGGTTCCTGATCCGCTCGGTGGACGAGCCGTCGCCGCCGCTGCCGGAACGCCACCGCGTCGTCCTCGCGCGCGGCCCGTTCACGGTGGACGAGGAACTGGCCCTCATGCGCGAGCACCGCATCGACACGCTCGTCACCAAGGACAGCGGCAGCCCCATGACCGAGGCCAAACTCGCCGCCGCCCGCGCGCTGGGCGTGCCCGTCGTCATGGTCGACCGCCCGCCGCTCCCCGACGTCGCGCGCGTCGCGACGGTCGACGAGGCGCTGGCGTGGCTCACGGTTGACTTCCGCTCCCCTCCATAA